The Starkeya sp. ORNL1 DNA window TCTGGGAACTCCGAGCCGCCACCAGTCTGGCCCGATTGCAGTACGCAGGAACTTCGACGGATGATGCAGTCGTCGCCTTGAGGGCAGTCTACGAGCGCTTTACCGAGGGCTTCGATACTGTCGATCTGATCACCGCCCGCTCACTCCTCGAAGAGGCCGGGGCCATCTAGGCACGCGTGGCGGCCTGTGACGCTTGCGATCACTGTCACTTCTGTCCACGTCCTCGTCATCGCCCGAGTAGCGCTTATGAGAGATATCGCGCAGCGAGGTGCGTCTCGAAGTCGGTCGGGTCCAGCGGTTTTCCTGTCGCGTGGCGCAGGAGATCGTTGAAACCCAACAAGCTGCCGTGTCCATGGACATGCTTTCGGAGCCAGTCTTGTAGCGGCGACAGGTCACCATGGCCTAGCGCGTCGTCAAGGTCGGGCGTAGCCCGCCGCACAGCAGCCATCAATTGAGCTGCCGCCATGGCGCCCAGCGTGTAGTTGGGAAAGTAGCCATAGCCGCCATCGTACCAGTGGATGTCCTGAAGGCATCCCAACGCGTCATTCGGCGGCACGACGCCGAGCAGCGCGCGCATCGCGTCGTTCCAGGCTCCGGGCAGATCGGCCACATTCAGGCTGCCGGCGATCAGCGCGCGCTCCAGGCGGAAACGCAGGATCACGTGGGCCGGATATGTCAGCTCGTCAGCGCCGACCCGGATGCAGCCGCGTGAGACGCGGCGCCACAGGCGCCCGAGATTTTCCGGTTCATACGGCAGGGCGTCACCACCGAAATGTCGATGAAGCACCGGACCGAGCCACGTCAGGTATGCATCTGATCGGCACGCCTGCATTTCGACGATCAATGCCTGGCTCTCATGCGCGGCGGCGCCGGCCGCCTGGCCGACGGGCTGGCGCGCGAAAGCTGTCGGCAAATGCAGTTCGTACACCGCGTGTCCCGTCTCGTGCAGCACGCTCAGCAGGCTCTTGGCGAAGTCGGCTTCGTCGTACCGGGTGGTAATGCGCACGTCGCTGGTCACGCCGCGGCAGAACGGATGGATCGAGCGATCGAGCCGAGCATGGTCAAAAT harbors:
- a CDS encoding carboxypeptidase M32 — its product is MTAYQRLTDRFARIATVNEASSVLLWDAAVMMPPGGAAARGDQLAVLASTAHALLTDRRVADDLTDAEAATGLANDPWRFENLRLMRHAHTRAVALPVDLVEARTRSNSACETVWRDARRDADFDRVRPYMATMVRLVRETASALSEALEMSPYDALIDGYQRGIGEADLEPVFAAYDRFLQHALPRAEALQASRPAPHAPQGPFPINVQATLCRQLAATAGLDFDHARLDRSIHPFCRGVTSDVRITTRYDEADFAKSLLSVLHETGHAVYELHLPTAFARQPVGQAAGAAAHESQALIVEMQACRSDAYLTWLGPVLHRHFGGDALPYEPENLGRLWRRVSRGCIRVGADELTYPAHVILRFRLERALIAGSLNVADLPGAWNDAMRALLGVVPPNDALGCLQDIHWYDGGYGYFPNYTLGAMAAAQLMAAVRRATPDLDDALGHGDLSPLQDWLRKHVHGHGSLLGFNDLLRHATGKPLDPTDFETHLAARYLS